From a region of the Oceanithermus desulfurans genome:
- a CDS encoding ABC transporter substrate-binding protein — MKKATVLLTLLAVAGLALAQQKAEDVIKAQCEKAPVVAELWHGFRGGAPRAALENLAVEFNKMNAGQGCVRPISQGGYRDLSTKIKAAFAAGNLPAMAQAFENNIALYLEADALLPLDGKLEHLADLNPFFVNAVKFDGKLYGLPFNKSVQILYFNRDLLSKHGIEVPGTLDGFIAAAKKISEAEGEPVYWFRPDTSTYAYWFFNMGGRYLHDGKVVVNSPEGVKALETLVQGVKDGWAKPITSGYINQNFGKGVYGFSTDSSAGYSYYLRAAKFDLGIATLPGTAEHPGYGLVQGTNLIVFKDVDAKQQAVAFQFLNFVSGPKAQALFAAATGYVPINLKAVDEPVLQDHLMENPDFQVVIDQANYAAFEPAIPEWEQIRFDILGQAITEAVLGKATPKEALDKAQKQVEDLLSGKIR, encoded by the coding sequence ATGAAGAAAGCGACTGTGCTGCTGACGTTGCTGGCGGTGGCCGGGCTGGCGCTCGCCCAGCAGAAGGCCGAGGACGTGATCAAGGCCCAGTGCGAGAAGGCCCCCGTGGTGGCCGAGTTGTGGCACGGCTTCCGCGGCGGCGCGCCGCGCGCCGCGCTCGAGAACCTGGCCGTCGAGTTCAACAAGATGAACGCCGGCCAGGGCTGCGTGCGCCCCATCAGCCAGGGCGGTTACCGCGACTTGTCCACCAAGATCAAGGCCGCCTTCGCCGCGGGCAACCTCCCGGCGATGGCCCAGGCGTTCGAGAACAACATCGCCCTCTACCTCGAGGCCGACGCGCTGCTGCCGCTCGACGGCAAGCTCGAACACCTGGCCGACCTCAACCCCTTCTTCGTGAACGCGGTCAAGTTCGACGGCAAGCTCTACGGGCTGCCCTTCAACAAGTCGGTGCAGATCCTCTACTTCAACCGCGACCTGCTCAGCAAGCACGGAATTGAGGTTCCGGGGACGCTCGACGGCTTCATCGCCGCCGCCAAGAAGATCTCGGAGGCCGAAGGCGAGCCCGTCTACTGGTTCCGCCCCGACACCTCGACCTACGCCTACTGGTTCTTCAACATGGGCGGCCGCTACCTGCACGACGGCAAGGTCGTGGTCAACAGCCCCGAGGGCGTCAAAGCGCTGGAAACCCTGGTCCAGGGCGTCAAGGACGGCTGGGCCAAGCCGATCACCTCGGGCTACATCAACCAGAACTTCGGTAAGGGCGTCTACGGCTTCTCGACCGACTCCTCCGCGGGCTACTCCTACTACCTGCGCGCCGCCAAGTTCGACCTGGGCATCGCCACGCTGCCGGGTACGGCCGAGCACCCCGGCTACGGTCTGGTGCAGGGCACCAACCTGATCGTCTTCAAGGACGTGGACGCCAAACAGCAGGCGGTCGCGTTCCAGTTCCTCAACTTCGTCAGCGGTCCCAAGGCCCAGGCCCTCTTCGCCGCCGCCACCGGCTACGTGCCGATCAACCTCAAGGCGGTCGACGAACCGGTGCTCCAGGACCACCTGATGGAAAACCCCGACTTCCAGGTCGTGATCGACCAGGCCAACTACGCCGCCTTCGAACCGGCCATTCCCGAGTGGGAGCAGATCCGCTTCGACATCCTGGGTCAGGCCATCACCGAGGCCGTCCTGGGTAAGGCCACGCCGAAGGAAGCTCTGGACAAGGCCCAGAAACAGGTCGAAGACCTGCTTTCCGGCAAGATCCGCTAA
- a CDS encoding phosphoglycerate kinase: protein MRTLKELDPHSKRVLVRVDYNVPLQEGRVRDDTRIRASLPTLERLLAGGASLVLMSHLGRPKGVDPAFSLAPVARTLEVLLGRPVRFVPSLPSSEATREAVAGLAAGEVALLENVRFEPGEKKNDPVLARAYARLGDAFVLDAFGSAHREHASVVGVARELPSYAGLLMEKEVKALGRLLHHPERPFWVVLGGAKVSDKIGVIESLLPRVDGMAIGGAMAFTFLKAAGGRVGASLVEDDKLELALRLLERSRELNKPLLLPSDVVAARAIREDAETRVVPADAVPEGWMGLDIGPATREAFTSALAGARTVFWNGPMGVFETPPFDAGTLAVAEALAALEAYTVVGGGDSVAAVRRLGYADRFSHVSTGGGASLEFLERGTLPGIEALGGLSPEEVAP from the coding sequence TTGCGCACGCTCAAGGAGTTGGATCCCCATAGCAAACGGGTGCTGGTCCGCGTCGACTACAACGTCCCGCTCCAGGAAGGGCGGGTGCGGGACGACACCCGCATCCGCGCCAGCCTGCCGACGCTCGAGCGCCTGCTCGCGGGCGGCGCTTCGCTGGTGCTGATGAGCCATCTGGGGCGCCCCAAGGGGGTGGACCCCGCCTTCAGCCTGGCCCCGGTGGCGCGGACGCTCGAGGTACTGCTCGGGAGACCCGTGCGTTTCGTGCCCTCGCTGCCCTCGTCCGAGGCCACCCGCGAGGCGGTGGCCGGCCTGGCCGCCGGCGAGGTGGCCCTCCTCGAGAACGTCCGTTTCGAGCCGGGCGAGAAGAAGAACGACCCCGTGCTCGCCCGCGCCTACGCCCGGCTGGGCGACGCCTTCGTCCTCGACGCCTTCGGCAGCGCCCACCGCGAGCACGCCTCGGTGGTGGGGGTGGCCCGGGAGCTGCCCAGCTACGCCGGGTTGCTGATGGAAAAAGAGGTCAAGGCGCTGGGGCGGCTGCTGCACCACCCCGAGCGGCCCTTCTGGGTGGTGCTGGGCGGCGCCAAGGTCTCGGACAAGATCGGGGTGATCGAGAGCCTGCTGCCGCGGGTGGACGGCATGGCCATCGGCGGCGCGATGGCCTTCACCTTCCTCAAGGCGGCGGGCGGCCGGGTGGGCGCGAGCCTCGTCGAGGACGACAAGCTCGAGCTCGCCCTGCGGCTTCTGGAACGCTCCCGCGAGCTCAACAAGCCGCTGCTCTTGCCCTCCGACGTGGTGGCGGCGCGGGCGATCCGCGAGGACGCCGAAACCCGGGTCGTGCCCGCGGACGCCGTGCCCGAGGGCTGGATGGGGCTCGACATCGGCCCCGCTACCCGCGAGGCCTTCACCTCCGCGCTCGCCGGGGCGCGCACCGTCTTCTGGAACGGCCCGATGGGCGTCTTCGAGACGCCCCCGTTCGACGCCGGCACCCTGGCCGTGGCCGAAGCCCTCGCCGCGCTCGAGGCCTACACCGTGGTCGGCGGCGGCGACTCGGTGGCCGCGGTGCGCCGCCTGGGCTACGCCGACCGCTTCAGCCACGTCTCCACCGGCGGCGGGGCGAGCCTGGAGTTCCTGGAGCGCGGTACCCTTCCCGGCATCGAGGCCCTGGGCGGCCTCAGCCCCGAGGAGGTGGCCCCGTGA
- a CDS encoding carbohydrate ABC transporter permease produces the protein MRTYAFPGLLALAVFSGLLHLSTQYQIVRAPMGALFLAFALAGPAAAYAAARVLPGGVVTWAGLGLFAAAMAAGVWLPPALDALALVGVFLAYAGSRDRLPERDAAAFWGWVFVWPALALMLIWNIFPSFFALWISLFDRFNFIGESRFVGLLNYEILWRDPLFWRALSNTFWYVVLTVPTGILLGTVVAVLLNERIRGLGLYRTIYFLPYITALTAAAAVWQWIYHPEFGFLNWLLGTPGLDWLHTPDGIFALALAPLGVQLSGFWAGPSVAFTAIMIMTVWHFLGYNVVILLAGLQSIPAQYYEAAELDGAGWWQMQRHITWPLLSPTTFFLAIIGLIGAFQVFTQVYVMTPTGGVLNDTLTVAMYLYNKGFRDSDFSYASALAVTMFVIILVLTLIQRRVLERRVTYEH, from the coding sequence GTGCGAACCTACGCCTTCCCCGGACTCCTAGCCTTGGCCGTTTTTTCGGGGCTGCTGCACCTCAGCACCCAGTACCAGATCGTCCGCGCCCCCATGGGCGCGCTTTTTCTGGCCTTCGCGCTGGCGGGGCCCGCGGCCGCGTACGCCGCGGCCAGGGTGCTGCCCGGCGGCGTCGTGACCTGGGCGGGCCTCGGGCTCTTCGCCGCGGCCATGGCCGCGGGGGTATGGCTGCCGCCGGCCCTCGACGCGCTCGCCCTCGTGGGGGTCTTCCTGGCCTACGCCGGCAGCCGCGACCGCCTGCCCGAACGCGACGCCGCGGCGTTCTGGGGCTGGGTCTTCGTCTGGCCCGCCCTCGCCCTGATGCTGATCTGGAACATCTTCCCCAGCTTCTTCGCGCTCTGGATCAGCCTCTTCGACCGCTTCAACTTCATCGGCGAGAGCCGCTTCGTGGGTCTGCTCAACTACGAGATCCTCTGGAGGGACCCGCTCTTCTGGCGCGCGCTTTCCAACACCTTCTGGTATGTGGTGCTCACCGTGCCCACCGGGATCCTCCTCGGCACCGTGGTCGCGGTGCTGCTCAACGAACGCATCCGCGGCCTGGGGCTCTACCGCACGATCTACTTCCTGCCCTACATCACCGCCCTGACCGCCGCCGCCGCCGTCTGGCAGTGGATCTACCACCCCGAGTTCGGCTTCCTCAACTGGCTGCTGGGCACCCCGGGCCTCGACTGGCTGCACACCCCCGACGGCATCTTCGCCCTGGCCCTCGCGCCCCTGGGCGTCCAGCTGAGCGGCTTCTGGGCCGGGCCCAGCGTGGCCTTCACCGCGATCATGATCATGACCGTCTGGCACTTCCTCGGCTACAACGTCGTGATCCTGCTCGCCGGGCTGCAGTCCATCCCGGCGCAGTACTACGAGGCGGCCGAGCTCGACGGCGCGGGCTGGTGGCAGATGCAGCGGCACATCACCTGGCCGCTGCTCTCCCCCACCACCTTCTTCCTGGCGATCATCGGCCTGATCGGGGCGTTCCAGGTCTTCACCCAAGTCTACGTGATGACGCCCACCGGCGGGGTGCTCAACGACACGCTCACCGTCGCCATGTACCTCTACAACAAGGGCTTCCGCGACTCCGACTTCTCCTACGCCTCGGCGCTCGCGGTCACGATGTTCGTCATCATTCTGGTGCTCACCCTGATCCAGCGCCGGGTGCTCGAGCGGAGGGTGACCTATGAACACTAG
- the pdxT gene encoding pyridoxal 5'-phosphate synthase glutaminase subunit PdxT: MLERLGARVREVRLPGHLEGLGGLVVPGGESTTIGKLAAEYGLDAAVRAAYRAGNLAVWGTCAGAIWMAREILDYRQPHLGIMDIAVRRNAFGRQVDSFEADLEVEGLDAPFRAVFIRAPEIVRVGEGVRVRARYQGRVVFAEQDRLWATAFHPELTGDDRLHREFLERLVAS; the protein is encoded by the coding sequence ATGCTCGAGCGCCTGGGCGCGCGCGTACGCGAGGTGCGCCTGCCGGGGCACCTGGAGGGGCTGGGCGGCCTCGTCGTACCCGGGGGCGAGTCCACCACCATCGGCAAACTGGCCGCCGAGTACGGACTCGACGCCGCGGTGCGCGCGGCTTATCGGGCCGGAAACCTGGCCGTCTGGGGAACCTGCGCCGGGGCGATCTGGATGGCTCGGGAAATATTGGACTACCGGCAGCCCCACCTGGGGATCATGGACATCGCCGTGCGCCGCAACGCCTTCGGGCGCCAGGTGGACTCCTTCGAGGCGGACCTGGAGGTCGAGGGCCTCGACGCCCCCTTCCGCGCCGTCTTCATCCGCGCCCCCGAGATCGTACGGGTGGGGGAGGGGGTGCGGGTACGCGCTCGCTACCAGGGCCGCGTCGTCTTCGCGGAGCAGGACCGCCTCTGGGCCACCGCCTTTCACCCCGAGCTGACCGGCGACGACCGACTGCACCGCGAGTTCCTCGAGCGCCTCGTCGCCTCTTAG
- the pdxS gene encoding pyridoxal 5'-phosphate synthase lyase subunit PdxS, with translation MEKGTLRVKTGFAEMFKGGVIMDVTTPEQAKIAEEAGAVAVMALERVPADIRAQGGVARMSDPKVIKEIMAAVSIPVMAKVRIGHLAEAMILEALGVDFIDESEVLTPADEEHHIDKWAFKVPFVNGARDLGEALRRIAEGSAMIRTKGEAGTGNVVEAVRHARNVMKAIRRIQGMREDELMAEAKNLQAPYELVRYVHEHGRLPVVNFAAGGVATPADAALMMHLGMDGVFVGSGIFKSGDPARRARAIVRAVTHYNDPEILAEVSEDLGEPMVGINLDELSEEERMARRGW, from the coding sequence ATGGAAAAAGGTACCCTGCGCGTAAAGACGGGTTTCGCAGAGATGTTCAAGGGCGGCGTGATCATGGACGTGACCACGCCCGAGCAGGCCAAGATCGCCGAAGAGGCTGGCGCGGTGGCGGTGATGGCGCTCGAGCGCGTCCCCGCCGACATCCGAGCCCAGGGTGGGGTGGCGCGCATGTCCGACCCCAAGGTCATCAAGGAGATCATGGCCGCGGTCAGCATCCCGGTGATGGCCAAGGTGCGCATCGGCCACCTCGCCGAGGCCATGATCCTCGAGGCCCTGGGGGTCGACTTCATCGACGAATCCGAGGTCCTCACCCCGGCCGACGAGGAGCACCACATCGACAAGTGGGCTTTCAAGGTCCCCTTCGTCAACGGCGCCCGCGACCTGGGCGAAGCCCTGCGCCGCATCGCCGAGGGCTCGGCCATGATCCGCACCAAAGGGGAGGCCGGCACCGGCAACGTGGTGGAGGCGGTGCGCCACGCCCGTAACGTCATGAAGGCCATCCGCCGCATCCAGGGGATGCGCGAAGACGAGCTCATGGCCGAGGCCAAGAACCTCCAGGCCCCTTACGAGCTGGTCCGCTACGTGCACGAGCACGGCCGCCTGCCGGTCGTCAACTTCGCCGCCGGCGGCGTGGCCACCCCCGCCGACGCGGCGCTGATGATGCACCTGGGCATGGACGGCGTCTTCGTGGGCTCGGGCATCTTCAAGTCGGGCGACCCCGCCCGCCGCGCCCGCGCCATCGTGCGCGCGGTCACCCACTACAACGACCCCGAGATCCTCGCCGAGGTGAGCGAGGACCTGGGCGAGCCGATGGTCGGCATCAACCTCGACGAGCTCAGCGAGGAAGAGCGCATGGCCCGGCGCGGCTGGTGA
- a CDS encoding carbohydrate ABC transporter permease, whose translation MNTRLRHLLGRIFIYAVLTAGAVVMAFPFYWMIATSVKSPQEAQQAAPIWFPERIQPANWRTAWRLGAEGDRPWWGGFAPGRTVTLHLRVEDPGAGRPRARVPKPPAVFSDPRSESTRIRIEPAEGGWKIVLENAGTQRFTTLPLVVWIPKDAGKFRAELPPDAVRSQRGYWRLEWVNVSPGLFGYLFHNYREAWHAAPFARYFFVSFFTAGTQVLGGLIIATMAAFAFARIRFPGREAVFLLFVATMMIPGEVLLIPNYILLAKLGWLDTFYALIVPWLASVFGIFLLRQFFLSLPQDLFDAARIDGASYWGMLWRIAFPLAVPGLVTYGIFAFLGAYNALLWPLIVTQSPEMRTIQVGLQAFIGEAGSDYGQLMAASTMAILPIVLGYFFAQRHFIQGIARSGIK comes from the coding sequence ATGAACACTAGGCTGCGCCACCTGCTGGGGCGGATCTTCATCTACGCGGTCCTCACCGCCGGCGCGGTCGTCATGGCCTTCCCCTTCTACTGGATGATCGCCACCAGCGTGAAAAGCCCCCAGGAGGCCCAGCAGGCTGCGCCGATCTGGTTCCCCGAGCGCATCCAGCCCGCCAACTGGCGCACCGCCTGGCGCCTGGGCGCCGAGGGCGACCGTCCCTGGTGGGGCGGGTTCGCCCCGGGCCGGACGGTGACCCTGCACCTCCGCGTCGAGGATCCGGGAGCCGGCCGTCCCCGGGCGCGCGTCCCCAAGCCGCCGGCCGTCTTCAGCGACCCGCGCAGCGAGTCGACGCGCATCCGCATCGAACCCGCCGAAGGCGGCTGGAAGATCGTGCTCGAGAACGCGGGCACCCAGCGGTTCACCACCCTGCCGCTCGTCGTCTGGATCCCCAAGGACGCCGGGAAGTTCCGCGCCGAGCTGCCTCCGGACGCCGTACGCTCGCAGCGGGGCTACTGGCGGCTGGAATGGGTCAACGTCAGCCCCGGCCTCTTCGGCTACCTCTTCCACAACTACCGCGAGGCCTGGCACGCCGCCCCCTTCGCCCGCTACTTCTTCGTCTCCTTCTTCACCGCCGGCACCCAGGTCCTGGGCGGGCTGATCATCGCCACGATGGCCGCCTTCGCCTTCGCCCGCATCCGTTTCCCCGGCCGGGAGGCCGTCTTCCTGCTCTTCGTGGCCACGATGATGATTCCCGGCGAGGTGCTGCTCATTCCCAACTACATCCTGCTGGCGAAACTCGGCTGGCTCGACACCTTCTACGCGCTGATCGTGCCCTGGCTGGCCTCGGTCTTCGGCATCTTCCTGCTGCGGCAGTTCTTCCTCTCGCTGCCGCAGGACCTCTTCGACGCCGCCCGCATCGACGGCGCCAGCTACTGGGGGATGCTCTGGCGCATCGCCTTCCCGCTGGCGGTTCCGGGCCTCGTCACCTACGGCATCTTCGCCTTCCTCGGCGCTTACAACGCGCTGCTCTGGCCGCTGATCGTCACCCAGAGCCCGGAGATGCGCACCATCCAGGTGGGGCTGCAGGCCTTCATCGGCGAGGCCGGCAGCGACTACGGTCAGCTGATGGCCGCCTCCACCATGGCCATCCTGCCGATCGTGCTCGGTTACTTCTTCGCGCAACGCCATTTCATTCAAGGCATCGCGCGGAGTGGTATCAAGTAA
- the tpiA gene encoding triose-phosphate isomerase produces MRTPLLAGNWKMHKTPSEARVWFAEFLEANPALQGGGRAAVEVALLPSFPLLPVAAEQLAGSGVAWGAQDVSAHSFGAYTGEVAAEQLADLGCRYAVVGHSERRAYWNESDALVAAKARRAMEAGLVPILCVGERLEEREAGRAVAFTLEQLAGSLEGVELATGEELVIAYEPVWAIGTGKTASSGDAQAMAAAIRGFLAERFGEAVAARTRILYGGSMKPANTAEILAGPDVDGGLVGGASLEVASFSAMVEAAG; encoded by the coding sequence GTGAGGACCCCGCTGCTCGCCGGCAACTGGAAGATGCACAAGACGCCCAGCGAAGCCCGCGTCTGGTTCGCGGAGTTCCTGGAGGCCAACCCCGCGCTGCAAGGCGGCGGCCGGGCGGCCGTCGAGGTGGCCCTGCTGCCCTCGTTCCCCCTCCTACCCGTCGCCGCCGAGCAGCTTGCGGGCAGCGGCGTCGCCTGGGGAGCGCAGGACGTTTCCGCGCACAGCTTCGGCGCCTACACCGGCGAGGTGGCCGCCGAGCAGCTGGCCGACCTGGGCTGCCGCTACGCCGTCGTGGGCCACAGCGAGCGCCGCGCCTACTGGAACGAGTCGGACGCCCTCGTGGCCGCCAAGGCGCGCCGCGCCATGGAAGCGGGCCTGGTGCCCATCCTTTGCGTCGGCGAGCGGCTCGAGGAGCGCGAGGCGGGGCGGGCGGTGGCCTTCACCCTCGAGCAGCTCGCAGGCAGCCTCGAAGGGGTGGAGCTCGCGACCGGCGAAGAGCTGGTAATCGCCTACGAGCCCGTCTGGGCCATCGGCACCGGCAAGACGGCCTCCTCCGGCGACGCCCAGGCCATGGCCGCCGCCATCCGCGGCTTTCTGGCCGAACGCTTCGGCGAGGCCGTGGCCGCGCGCACCCGCATCCTCTACGGCGGCTCGATGAAACCCGCGAACACCGCCGAGATCCTGGCCGGCCCCGACGTGGACGGCGGCCTCGTCGGCGGCGCGAGCCTCGAGGTGGCCTCCTTCAGCGCCATGGTCGAAGCCGCGGGGTAG
- the smpB gene encoding SsrA-binding protein SmpB, translating into MLENRKARHEYEILETYEAGIALKGTEVKSVRAGKVDFTGAFARFDNGELWLEDLYIAPYEKGSYSNHEPRRRRKLLLHRHELNKLRGRVEQKGLTLVPLKIYFNERGYAKVLLALARGKRDYQKKQDDKKRAVERELEKWY; encoded by the coding sequence GTGCTCGAGAACCGCAAGGCGCGCCACGAATACGAGATCCTCGAAACCTACGAGGCGGGGATCGCCTTGAAGGGCACCGAGGTCAAGTCGGTCCGGGCCGGCAAGGTGGACTTCACGGGAGCGTTCGCGCGCTTCGACAACGGCGAGCTCTGGCTCGAAGACCTCTACATCGCGCCGTACGAGAAAGGGTCGTACAGCAACCACGAACCCCGACGCCGCCGCAAGCTGCTGCTGCACCGCCACGAGCTGAACAAGCTGCGCGGCCGGGTCGAGCAGAAGGGGCTGACGCTGGTCCCGCTCAAGATCTACTTCAACGAGCGGGGTTACGCCAAGGTGCTGCTGGCGCTGGCGCGCGGGAAGCGCGACTACCAGAAGAAACAAGACGACAAGAAACGCGCCGTGGAACGGGAGTTGGAAAAGTGGTACTGA
- the gap gene encoding type I glyceraldehyde-3-phosphate dehydrogenase, translating to MKIGINGFGRIGRQVFRIMHERGLDVVLVNDLTDNKTLAHLLKYDSVYGRFPGEVSYDDEFIIVDGKKIHATATRNPEELPWGEMDVDVVIESTGVFRDREGASKHLKAGAKKVIITAPAKDPDVTVVIGVNEGDLKPEHRIISNASCTTNSLAPVMKVLDEAFGVKRSMMTTVHSYTNDQRILDLPHKDLRRARAAAINIIPTTTGAAKATGIVLPQLAGRFDGAALRVPTPTGSISDITAVLAKSVTAEEVNAALKAASEGELKGILGYNEEEIVLHDIVGSSYSTIVDAPFTKAIDNLVKVYTWYDNEWGYSTRVADLVELVGKQI from the coding sequence ATGAAAATTGGCATCAACGGATTCGGCAGGATCGGCAGGCAGGTCTTCCGCATCATGCACGAGCGCGGCCTCGACGTCGTCCTCGTCAACGACCTCACCGACAACAAGACCCTGGCCCACCTGCTCAAGTACGACTCGGTCTACGGCAGATTCCCGGGCGAGGTGAGCTACGACGACGAATTCATCATCGTGGACGGCAAGAAGATCCATGCGACGGCCACCCGCAACCCCGAAGAGCTGCCCTGGGGCGAGATGGACGTGGACGTGGTGATCGAGTCCACCGGCGTCTTCCGCGACCGTGAGGGCGCGAGCAAGCACCTGAAGGCGGGGGCCAAGAAGGTGATTATCACCGCGCCGGCCAAGGACCCCGACGTCACCGTGGTCATCGGCGTCAACGAGGGCGACCTCAAACCCGAGCACCGGATCATCTCCAACGCCTCCTGCACCACCAACTCGCTGGCGCCGGTCATGAAGGTGCTCGACGAGGCCTTCGGCGTCAAACGCTCGATGATGACGACGGTGCACTCCTACACCAACGACCAGCGCATCCTCGACCTGCCCCACAAGGACCTGCGCCGCGCCCGCGCCGCTGCGATCAACATCATCCCCACGACCACCGGCGCGGCCAAGGCCACCGGGATCGTGCTGCCCCAGCTCGCGGGCCGCTTCGACGGCGCCGCTTTGCGGGTGCCCACGCCTACGGGCTCGATCAGCGACATCACCGCGGTGCTGGCGAAGAGCGTGACCGCCGAAGAGGTCAACGCTGCGCTGAAGGCCGCCTCGGAGGGGGAACTGAAGGGCATCCTCGGGTACAACGAAGAAGAAATCGTGCTGCACGACATCGTCGGCAGCTCCTACTCGACGATCGTGGACGCCCCCTTCACCAAGGCGATCGACAACCTGGTCAAGGTCTACACCTGGTACGACAACGAGTGGGGCTACTCGACCCGCGTCGCCGACCTGGTGGAGCTCGTCGGAAAGCAGATCTGA
- a CDS encoding M23 family metallopeptidase, producing the protein MANRRGLTLSWLFAGSLLAIPISPLEILPELEATLRPPQEVVVLEPAPSYGVVFHTVKPGESLLLIAARYRSDLGEIKKLSGLKRDLLKPGQTLKVPIEVKQKDEPRLPPGVQVYTVRPGDSLERIAGQFGLRIIDLVSANLDLASLDRLSVGTKLFVPTGERGLLITVGEGENLETIARRYRVDMARLARANGLDNPLDLKPGDRVLIPGIAAREAMARLEERRKEERRLAEERRRRLAAERAARLRQVAYRGGTSAKGFQWPLTKFRITATYHDARYYRRFRRVHTGLDMAAPQGTPIYAAKGGIVTAAGWSRVGYGYYVKIDHGGGVETLYAHMSRIAVRRGQQVKQGALVGYVGRTGFATGPHLHLEVRIRGKTQNPLSFLPK; encoded by the coding sequence GTGGCGAACCGTCGTGGATTAACACTCTCGTGGCTCTTTGCGGGTAGCCTGCTGGCCATACCGATCTCGCCCCTGGAGATCCTGCCCGAACTCGAAGCCACGCTCCGCCCCCCGCAGGAAGTCGTCGTGCTGGAACCCGCCCCGAGCTACGGGGTGGTTTTTCATACCGTCAAGCCCGGCGAGTCGCTGCTCCTCATCGCGGCGCGCTACCGCAGCGACCTCGGCGAGATCAAGAAGCTTTCGGGCCTCAAGCGCGACCTGCTCAAGCCGGGGCAGACGCTGAAGGTGCCCATCGAGGTCAAGCAGAAGGACGAGCCGCGGCTCCCCCCGGGGGTGCAGGTCTACACCGTGCGCCCGGGCGACTCGCTCGAGCGCATCGCAGGCCAGTTCGGCCTACGCATCATCGACCTGGTTTCCGCCAACCTCGACCTCGCCAGCCTGGACCGCCTCAGCGTCGGCACCAAGCTCTTCGTGCCCACCGGCGAGCGCGGACTCCTGATTACCGTGGGTGAGGGGGAGAACCTCGAGACCATCGCCCGTCGTTACCGCGTCGACATGGCCCGTCTGGCGCGCGCCAACGGCCTGGACAACCCCCTCGACCTCAAACCCGGCGACCGCGTCCTCATCCCCGGCATCGCCGCGCGCGAGGCCATGGCCCGGCTCGAGGAACGCCGCAAGGAGGAGCGCCGGCTGGCCGAAGAGCGCCGTCGCCGCCTGGCCGCCGAGCGCGCGGCGCGGCTGCGGCAGGTGGCCTACCGCGGCGGCACCTCGGCCAAGGGTTTTCAGTGGCCGCTCACCAAGTTCCGCATCACCGCGACCTACCACGACGCCCGCTACTACCGCAGGTTCCGCCGGGTGCACACCGGCCTGGACATGGCCGCCCCCCAGGGCACGCCGATCTACGCGGCCAAGGGCGGCATCGTGACCGCGGCGGGGTGGTCGCGCGTGGGCTACGGCTACTACGTCAAGATCGACCACGGGGGCGGCGTGGAGACCCTGTACGCGCACATGTCGCGCATCGCCGTGCGGCGCGGCCAGCAGGTGAAGCAGGGCGCCCTCGTCGGCTACGTGGGCCGCACCGGCTTCGCCACCGGTCCCCACCTGCACCTCGAGGTCCGCATCCGCGGCAAGACCCAAAACCCCCTGAGTTTCCTGCCCAAATAA